The Xanthomonas fragariae genome has a segment encoding these proteins:
- a CDS encoding sensor histidine kinase, whose translation MAETLTVAPSIRRTLLLYLGSLSLLGAVVLFFAARNYGARAANRSYDHLLVSSALSIVDSVALVGGDWQVDLPYASLDLLDMAPEDRVFYRVFDAQGHTITGEDNLPLPPRSLRDERPLLFDAHYSGELVRFAVVMHRVASASGQGEVRVQVGQTRRARDAVARDVVLNALVAIGVLSLLALGLVWLGVYRALRPLQRIERDLSRREPSDLKPLSVPAPQEMQLMVTALNRFMARLSSSNETLRAFMAEAAHQMRTPLAALRAQAQLAMDDDDPRDMQRSLVAIERNASHMSRLLNQLLSDASVIHFANLQRFATVDLAEVLHQALHESLPSGDGAPRAQLAIDPQPALLRGDALLLREALKNLIDNACKYGAGAPLQVALTSDGSHHVLTIADHGPGIPAAEAERVFERFVRGPDAPAGGAGLGLAIVKRVVEAHGGRIDLANRIGGGLIASLHFPGGAT comes from the coding sequence ATGGCTGAGACGCTGACGGTGGCGCCGTCGATCCGGCGCACCTTGCTGCTGTATCTGGGCAGTTTGTCGCTGCTGGGCGCAGTGGTGCTGTTCTTCGCCGCGCGCAATTACGGCGCGCGTGCGGCCAATCGCTCCTACGATCATCTGCTGGTGTCCTCGGCGCTGTCCATCGTCGACAGCGTAGCGTTGGTCGGCGGCGACTGGCAGGTGGATCTGCCGTACGCTTCGTTGGATCTGCTCGACATGGCACCGGAGGATCGCGTGTTCTATCGCGTGTTCGATGCGCAGGGGCACACCATCACCGGCGAAGACAATCTGCCGCTGCCACCACGCTCGCTCCGCGATGAGCGCCCGTTGTTGTTCGATGCGCATTACAGCGGCGAGCTGGTGCGTTTTGCGGTGGTGATGCACCGGGTGGCATCGGCGTCCGGGCAGGGCGAGGTGCGCGTGCAGGTGGGCCAGACCCGGCGCGCGCGCGATGCGGTGGCGCGCGATGTGGTGCTCAATGCGTTGGTGGCGATCGGCGTGCTGTCGCTGCTTGCGCTGGGTCTGGTGTGGCTGGGTGTGTATCGCGCCCTGCGTCCATTGCAGCGTATCGAGCGCGATCTGTCGCGTCGCGAGCCGTCCGATCTCAAACCGCTCAGCGTGCCGGCACCACAGGAAATGCAGTTGATGGTGACCGCACTCAACCGTTTCATGGCGCGGCTGTCGTCCAGCAACGAGACCTTGCGCGCATTCATGGCCGAGGCCGCGCACCAGATGCGCACGCCGCTGGCGGCCTTGCGTGCGCAGGCGCAGCTGGCGATGGACGACGACGACCCGCGCGACATGCAACGCAGTCTGGTGGCGATCGAGCGCAACGCCAGCCATATGAGTCGGCTGCTCAACCAATTGCTCAGCGATGCCAGCGTGATCCATTTCGCCAATCTTCAGCGCTTCGCCACCGTTGATCTTGCCGAGGTGTTGCATCAGGCCTTGCACGAATCGCTGCCAAGCGGCGATGGCGCGCCACGCGCGCAACTGGCGATCGACCCGCAACCGGCGCTGCTGCGCGGCGATGCGTTGCTGCTGCGCGAGGCGCTGAAGAACCTGATCGACAACGCCTGCAAATACGGCGCCGGTGCACCGCTGCAGGTGGCGCTCACCAGCGACGGGAGCCATCACGTGCTGACCATCGCCGATCACGGCCCGGGCATTCCGGCAGCCGAAGCCGAACGCGTGTTCGAGCGCTTCGTGCGTGGGCCCGATGCTCCGGCCGGTGGCGCAGGGCTGGGGCTTGCCATCGTCAAGCGCGTGGTCGAAGCGCATGGGGGGCGCATCGATCTGGCCAACCGCATCGGCGGCGGGCTGATCGCCTCGCTGCATTTTCCAGGAGGTGCCACGTGA
- a CDS encoding response regulator transcription factor: MRLLLVEDNTDLADAIVRRMRRSGHAVDWQSDGLAAASVLRYQSFDLVVLDIGLPKLDGLRVLAGMRERGDTTPVLMLTARDGIEDRVQALDVGADDYLGKPFDFRELEARCRVLLRRNRGQASEVVQIGGFVFDNAAHTLMLHGAPIELPNREYRLFEILIGRLGHVVGKDEIGNGLFGFDDDAGPNAIELYVGRLRRKLASAPLRIVTVRGAGYKLEEADPHAPVEPSVDG; encoded by the coding sequence ATGCGCCTGCTGCTAGTCGAAGACAACACTGACCTCGCCGATGCCATCGTGCGGCGTATGCGTCGTAGCGGGCATGCGGTGGATTGGCAGTCCGATGGCTTGGCGGCGGCGAGCGTGTTGCGCTATCAGAGCTTCGATCTGGTGGTGCTGGATATTGGTTTGCCCAAGCTGGATGGCTTGCGTGTGCTGGCCGGAATGCGCGAGCGTGGCGACACCACGCCGGTGCTGATGCTGACGGCGCGCGATGGTATCGAGGACCGCGTGCAGGCATTGGATGTCGGTGCGGACGATTACCTGGGAAAGCCGTTCGACTTTCGCGAGTTAGAGGCGCGTTGCCGCGTGCTGCTACGGCGCAATCGCGGCCAGGCCAGCGAGGTGGTGCAGATCGGTGGTTTCGTGTTCGACAACGCCGCACACACGCTGATGCTGCATGGCGCGCCGATCGAACTGCCCAATCGCGAATATCGGTTGTTCGAAATCCTGATCGGCCGTCTGGGTCACGTGGTGGGCAAGGACGAGATCGGCAACGGGTTGTTCGGCTTCGACGACGATGCCGGGCCAAATGCCATCGAGCTGTATGTCGGGCGGCTACGTCGCAAGTTGGCAAGTGCGCCGTTGCGCATCGTCACGGTACGCGGTGCCGGCTACAAGCTCGAAGAAGCCGACCCGCATGCACCGGTGGAGCCAAGTGTCGATGGCTGA
- a CDS encoding OprO/OprP family phosphate-selective porin, which translates to MSNDNLRLRAFTACTAICLAPAAYAADDKGPVTAEVGGRVHWDFSMFDNDERGTPERNDTQFRRVWLDVAGTFYGFNYKAEAEFAGLQYETGSRGILARDVYIAKKFSTGTLTVGQFKQYFSLDDRTGSNYGPFLERGYAATTLAPIYRKAISWQANRPDATWATAAYSLESIDNSSTKGGALGTRLTFAPEMGQARLRHLGVSLAHERYSHPGSSDAASLLIRPRPENDLANNSRITLARFADGRNTDFDKWSLEYAEVLGPWSWQSEFSGGLLDDGAQHAKVMASYGLISWFVTGESRGYDRKTGRFSRIKTPNYPGGAFELALRYDYMRGDQHMDGQPSFIDASTQSWTLGGNWYFKPNLRVMLNVIDSRNRDRMVDALVDHTLALSGRFQYDF; encoded by the coding sequence GTGAGCAACGATAACTTGCGTCTGCGCGCGTTCACTGCCTGCACCGCGATCTGCCTGGCACCTGCGGCGTATGCCGCCGATGACAAGGGTCCGGTCACCGCCGAGGTAGGTGGGCGTGTGCATTGGGACTTCAGCATGTTCGACAACGACGAACGCGGCACGCCCGAGCGTAACGACACCCAGTTCCGTCGCGTCTGGCTGGATGTGGCGGGCACGTTCTATGGATTCAATTACAAGGCCGAAGCGGAATTTGCCGGCCTGCAGTACGAAACCGGTAGCCGCGGCATCCTGGCGCGCGATGTCTATATCGCCAAGAAGTTTTCCACCGGTACGCTGACCGTGGGCCAGTTCAAGCAATACTTCTCGCTGGACGATCGCACCGGGTCCAACTACGGCCCGTTCCTGGAACGCGGCTACGCAGCGACCACATTGGCGCCGATCTATCGCAAGGCGATCTCCTGGCAGGCCAATCGCCCCGATGCGACGTGGGCCACTGCGGCCTACAGTCTGGAAAGCATCGACAACTCGTCCACCAAGGGCGGTGCGCTCGGAACGCGCCTGACCTTCGCGCCTGAGATGGGCCAAGCACGTCTGCGCCATCTGGGCGTGTCGCTGGCGCACGAGCGCTATTCGCATCCTGGCAGCAGCGACGCGGCCTCATTGCTGATCCGTCCGCGGCCGGAAAACGATCTGGCTAACAACAGCCGCATCACGCTGGCGCGCTTTGCCGATGGCCGCAATACCGATTTCGACAAATGGTCGTTGGAATATGCCGAAGTGCTCGGCCCATGGTCATGGCAGAGCGAATTCAGCGGCGGCCTGCTCGACGACGGTGCGCAGCATGCCAAGGTGATGGCGTCGTACGGCCTGATCAGCTGGTTCGTCACCGGCGAGTCGCGCGGCTACGACCGCAAGACCGGGCGTTTCAGCCGCATCAAGACGCCTAATTATCCTGGCGGCGCGTTCGAGCTGGCATTGCGCTACGACTACATGCGCGGCGACCAGCATATGGATGGCCAGCCCAGCTTCATCGACGCCAGCACGCAGTCGTGGACGCTGGGCGGCAACTGGTATTTCAAGCCGAATCTGCGCGTGATGCTCAATGTGATCGACAGCCGTAACCGCGACCGCATGGTCGATGCGCTGGTCGATCACACGCTGGCGTTGAGCGGCCGATTCCAGTACGACTTCTGA
- a CDS encoding CitMHS family transporter produces the protein MLTALGFGMVITFMYLIMSKRLSPLVALITVPIVFALLGGFGTGINEMMLEGIKKIAPTGVMLMFAILYFGVMIDAGLFDPLVGRILRLVKGDPLKIMMGTAILAMLISLDGDGSTTYMITVSAMLPLYQRLGMNALNLTCVTILASGVMNLTPWGGPTARAATALHVDPADVFVPLVPAMAMAIAGIIALAWLLGMRERRRMGVVRMPADGNWLDISIPEDNNALPRVEDTEDMKRPKLLWVNLILTLALIAALVVGVMPMAVLFMIGFALALMINYPNLAEQRRRLVNHAGNVLSVVSLIFAAGIFTGILSDTGMVEAMSRSFLAVIPSSWGPYLAVITAIVSMPFTFFMSNDAFYFGVLPILSEAASHYGITPVEMARASLAGQPVHLLSPLVPSTYLLVGLAKVDFADHQRFTLKWAVLISLLMLAGGLLFGVFPLAR, from the coding sequence ATGCTGACCGCACTCGGTTTCGGAATGGTGATCACCTTCATGTACCTGATCATGAGCAAGCGGCTGTCGCCGCTGGTGGCTCTGATCACGGTGCCGATCGTATTCGCGTTGCTGGGCGGCTTCGGCACCGGCATCAACGAGATGATGCTCGAGGGCATCAAAAAAATCGCGCCGACCGGCGTGATGTTGATGTTCGCCATTCTCTACTTCGGGGTGATGATCGATGCCGGGCTGTTCGACCCGCTGGTCGGCCGCATCCTGCGCTTGGTCAAGGGCGACCCGCTGAAGATCATGATGGGCACGGCAATCCTGGCAATGCTGATTTCGCTCGACGGCGATGGTTCCACCACCTACATGATCACCGTGTCGGCGATGTTGCCGCTGTATCAGCGCCTGGGCATGAACGCGCTCAACCTTACCTGCGTCACCATCCTGGCCAGCGGCGTGATGAATCTGACCCCCTGGGGCGGCCCCACCGCACGTGCCGCCACCGCCTTGCATGTGGATCCGGCCGACGTGTTCGTGCCGCTGGTGCCGGCGATGGCAATGGCGATCGCAGGCATCATCGCGCTGGCGTGGTTGTTGGGCATGCGCGAGCGTCGTCGCATGGGTGTAGTGCGCATGCCCGCCGACGGCAACTGGCTGGACATCAGCATTCCCGAAGACAACAACGCACTGCCGCGCGTGGAAGACACCGAGGACATGAAGCGTCCCAAGCTGCTGTGGGTGAATTTGATATTGACACTAGCCCTGATAGCCGCGTTGGTGGTGGGCGTGATGCCAATGGCGGTGCTGTTCATGATCGGCTTTGCGCTGGCGCTGATGATCAATTACCCCAACCTGGCCGAGCAGCGCCGTCGGCTGGTCAATCACGCTGGCAATGTGTTGTCGGTGGTGTCGCTGATTTTTGCAGCGGGCATCTTCACCGGCATTCTGTCCGATACCGGCATGGTCGAAGCGATGTCGCGCAGCTTTCTGGCAGTGATCCCCAGCAGCTGGGGCCCGTATCTGGCAGTGATCACCGCGATCGTCAGCATGCCGTTTACGTTCTTCATGTCCAACGATGCGTTCTACTTCGGCGTGCTGCCTATCCTGTCCGAAGCCGCCAGCCACTACGGCATCACCCCGGTGGAAATGGCGCGCGCCTCGCTCGCCGGCCAACCGGTGCATCTGCTCAGCCCGTTGGTGCCATCGACGTATTTGCTGGTCGGCCTGGCTAAAGTCGACTTCGCCGACCATCAACGCTTCACATTGAAGTGGGCGGTGTTGATTTCGTTGTTGATGCTCGCCGGCGGATTGTTGTTCGGTGTATTTCCTTTGGCGCGTTGA
- the phbB gene encoding acetoacetyl-CoA reductase, protein MTLRIAYVTSGMGSVGTAICQKLARSGHTVVAGCGPNSPRKSSWLREQREQGFDFAASEGNAADWESTVAAFAKVKAEVGEIDVLVNNAGGSRDTLFRQMTRDDWNAVIASNLHSLFNITKQVVDGMTSRGWGRIVNIGSVSAHKGQIGQINFATAKAAMHGFSRALAQEVASRGVTVNTISPGYIASASISSFPPDVLDRLATSVPVRRLGTPVEVAGLCAWLASDEAAYVTGADYAVNGGLYMG, encoded by the coding sequence ATGACGCTTCGTATCGCATACGTCACCAGTGGCATGGGCAGTGTTGGTACCGCGATCTGCCAAAAGCTGGCGCGCAGCGGGCATACCGTGGTAGCCGGTTGCGGGCCCAATTCGCCGCGTAAATCCTCGTGGCTACGCGAGCAGCGCGAGCAAGGTTTCGACTTCGCTGCCTCCGAAGGCAATGCCGCCGATTGGGAGTCGACCGTGGCCGCGTTCGCCAAGGTCAAGGCCGAAGTGGGCGAGATCGATGTGTTGGTCAACAATGCAGGCGGCAGCCGCGACACCTTGTTCCGGCAGATGACGCGCGACGACTGGAATGCGGTGATCGCCAGCAACCTGCATTCGTTGTTCAACATTACCAAGCAGGTGGTTGATGGCATGACCTCGCGCGGCTGGGGACGCATCGTCAACATCGGTTCGGTCAGCGCACACAAGGGGCAGATCGGGCAAATCAATTTCGCCACCGCCAAGGCAGCGATGCATGGCTTCAGTCGCGCGTTGGCGCAAGAGGTCGCCTCGCGTGGTGTCACCGTCAATACTATTTCGCCGGGTTACATCGCCAGCGCGTCGATCAGCAGCTTTCCGCCCGACGTGCTCGACCGCCTGGCCACCTCGGTGCCGGTGCGCCGGCTCGGCACACCAGTCGAGGTCGCCGGCCTGTGCGCATGGCTGGCATCCGATGAGGCCGCCTATGTGACCGGCGCGGATTACGCTGTGAATGGCGGGCTCTACATGGGCTAG
- a CDS encoding LacI family DNA-binding transcriptional regulator produces MAKPSEHATLGSRPQMADIARMAGVSESTVSRALAGSPVVAERTRAYIKQIAADAGYQVDPIARSLRAKRSNTVSVAVPMMHALDQPLSDPFLMTMLALLAEELTGRGYSMLLSKLDRHQDGWVEQLARGSRSDGVIVLGQSSEHAALDEAARDGLPMAVWGSRIHGQSYISVGSDNFQGGALATEHLIANGRRRIAFLGDDQLPEVAPRFAGYRHALERHRLEFDTRLHACSHFLSEDAYRLTRAMLKKTDPPDGLFAASDVIAVGAIRALVEAGHRVPQDISLVGFDDIPLAAYSQPPLTTVRQDLGLAARLLVDRLLALVSGEAVQSVEMPVKLVVRESA; encoded by the coding sequence ATGGCCAAACCTTCAGAACACGCCACGCTGGGTTCCCGCCCGCAGATGGCCGACATCGCCCGCATGGCGGGCGTGTCCGAATCCACTGTGTCGCGTGCATTGGCCGGCAGCCCGGTTGTAGCCGAACGTACCCGTGCCTACATCAAGCAGATTGCGGCCGATGCCGGTTATCAGGTCGATCCGATCGCGCGCAGTCTGCGTGCAAAGCGCTCCAACACGGTAAGCGTTGCGGTGCCGATGATGCATGCGCTGGATCAGCCGCTGTCGGACCCCTTCTTGATGACCATGCTGGCGCTGCTGGCCGAAGAACTCACCGGGCGCGGCTACAGCATGCTGCTGTCCAAGCTGGACCGGCACCAGGACGGTTGGGTGGAACAACTCGCGCGCGGCAGCCGCTCCGATGGCGTGATCGTACTCGGGCAGAGTTCTGAACATGCAGCGCTGGATGAAGCCGCACGCGACGGGTTACCGATGGCGGTGTGGGGCAGCCGCATCCACGGGCAGTCCTACATCAGCGTGGGCAGCGACAACTTCCAGGGTGGCGCGCTCGCCACCGAACACCTGATCGCCAACGGCCGTCGCCGTATCGCCTTCTTGGGCGACGATCAACTTCCCGAGGTTGCACCGCGCTTTGCCGGCTATCGCCACGCACTCGAGCGGCACAGGCTGGAGTTCGATACGCGGCTACATGCATGCAGCCACTTCCTCAGCGAAGATGCTTACCGCCTCACCCGCGCCATGCTCAAAAAAACCGACCCGCCGGACGGGCTGTTCGCCGCCTCCGACGTGATTGCAGTCGGCGCGATCCGCGCTCTGGTCGAGGCCGGTCATCGTGTGCCGCAAGATATTTCGTTGGTCGGCTTCGACGATATTCCGTTGGCCGCTTACAGCCAACCGCCGCTGACCACGGTGCGGCAGGATTTGGGGCTGGCCGCGCGGCTGCTGGTGGATCGGTTGTTGGCACTGGTCAGCGGCGAGGCAGTGCAATCGGTTGAGATGCCGGTGAAGCTGGTGGTGCGCGAGTCGGCCTGA
- a CDS encoding MFS transporter, whose product MPSTVPPLSFARILALNAGFFGVQYSFGLQQSNMSPIYNYLGADHASLPYLWLAGPITGLVLQPFVGAWSDRSVTRWGRRMPYMVLGALVCSLCLLAMPFSTALWMAVCLLWILDAANNVAMEPYRALVSDVLAPPQRPLGYLTQSAFTGLAQTLAYLTPPLLVWMGMNQDAANAHHIPYVTITAFVIGAGFSAASILLTARSVREPVIPPAEIVRMRQAGAGLGATVREIASALRAMPPTMRQLAPVMLFQWYAIFCYWQYIVLSLSTTLFGTTEANSHGFRQAGLVNGQIGGFYNFIAFLAAFAMVPVVRRFGPKYTHAACLVAAGIGMWVLPGIQDRWLLLLPMIGIGLAWASMMGNPYLMLADSIPPERTGVYMGLFNLFIVLPMLIQIVTLPLYYEHLLHGDPRNVIRLAGALMLAAAVAMLCVRVRKPAVVV is encoded by the coding sequence ATGCCGTCGACCGTTCCTCCGCTTTCCTTCGCGCGCATCCTGGCGCTCAATGCCGGTTTTTTTGGCGTGCAATATAGCTTCGGGCTGCAGCAGAGCAACATGAGCCCGATTTACAACTATCTGGGTGCGGACCACGCCAGCCTGCCGTATCTGTGGCTGGCCGGGCCGATCACCGGGCTGGTGCTGCAGCCGTTCGTGGGCGCGTGGAGCGACCGCTCGGTGACGCGTTGGGGCCGGCGCATGCCGTATATGGTGCTGGGGGCGCTGGTGTGCAGCCTGTGCCTGCTGGCAATGCCGTTCAGTACCGCCCTGTGGATGGCGGTCTGCCTGCTGTGGATATTGGATGCTGCCAACAACGTAGCGATGGAGCCTTACCGTGCGCTGGTGAGCGATGTGCTCGCACCGCCGCAGAGGCCGTTGGGGTATCTGACCCAGAGCGCCTTCACTGGTCTGGCGCAGACGCTGGCCTATCTCACCCCGCCGCTGCTGGTGTGGATGGGCATGAATCAGGATGCTGCCAACGCGCACCACATTCCGTACGTCACCATCACCGCCTTCGTGATTGGTGCGGGATTTTCTGCAGCGTCTATCCTGCTTACCGCGCGCAGCGTGCGCGAACCGGTGATCCCGCCGGCAGAGATCGTGCGGATGCGCCAGGCCGGTGCCGGCCTGGGCGCCACCGTGCGCGAGATCGCCAGTGCATTGCGTGCGATGCCGCCGACCATGCGTCAGCTGGCGCCGGTAATGCTGTTCCAGTGGTACGCGATCTTTTGCTATTGGCAGTACATCGTGCTGTCGCTGTCGACCACGTTGTTCGGCACTACCGAAGCCAATTCGCATGGCTTTCGCCAAGCCGGTTTGGTCAACGGGCAGATCGGCGGGTTCTACAATTTCATCGCGTTTCTGGCCGCATTTGCGATGGTGCCGGTGGTGCGTCGCTTCGGCCCCAAATACACGCACGCGGCATGTCTGGTCGCGGCCGGCATCGGCATGTGGGTGTTGCCGGGCATCCAGGACCGCTGGTTGCTGCTGTTGCCGATGATCGGCATCGGCCTGGCCTGGGCCAGCATGATGGGCAACCCGTATCTGATGCTGGCCGACAGCATTCCACCCGAGCGCACCGGCGTGTACATGGGTTTGTTCAATCTGTTTATCGTGCTGCCGATGCTGATCCAGATCGTGACCTTGCCGCTGTATTACGAGCACCTGCTGCACGGCGACCCGCGCAACGTGATCCGCCTTGCCGGCGCGCTGATGTTGGCCGCAGCCGTGGCGATGCTGTGTGTGCGAGTGCGCAAGCCTGCCGTGGTGGTGTAG